The proteins below come from a single Methanofastidiosum sp. genomic window:
- a CDS encoding aspartate aminotransferase family protein, with protein MNLEEAKKLESNYVFNTYGRFPLVVEKGEGCYIYSTDGKKYLDFLAGIAVNCLGHAHPQIVKSISEQVRKVIHVSNFYHIPSQYLLGKKLCETSGLDRAFFCNSGAEANEGAIKLTRRFQSQKGKDEIIYFSHSFHGRTIATLMTTDKDKYRAGFGPFPSGFVKAEFNDVNDIAEKVNSKTAAFLVEPVQGEGGINIASKEFMKTLSDLREDKGILIVFDEVQCGIGRTGKWFAFQHYDIEPDIMTLAKALGGGVPIGAIVAKKEVSDVLKPGDHGTTFGGNPLATSVGVTVMNTIESEKLIENSKKMGDYLLNKLEFMLDMPHVKDLRGMGLMVGIEFDDLCSDFVKRCFDNNLLINCTRDKVIRLVPPLIVSKKEIDEAIEIMKKSL; from the coding sequence ATGAACTTAGAAGAAGCAAAAAAATTGGAAAGTAATTATGTGTTTAATACATATGGAAGATTTCCATTGGTAGTGGAAAAGGGAGAAGGGTGCTATATATATTCAACAGACGGTAAAAAATATCTTGACTTTTTAGCAGGTATTGCCGTTAATTGTCTTGGACACGCACACCCACAAATTGTAAAAAGTATATCCGAACAGGTGAGAAAAGTAATTCATGTGAGTAACTTTTACCATATTCCTTCCCAGTACCTATTGGGGAAAAAACTGTGTGAAACGTCTGGCCTTGACAGGGCATTCTTTTGTAATAGTGGAGCTGAAGCTAATGAAGGAGCAATAAAACTTACAAGACGTTTTCAATCCCAGAAAGGAAAAGATGAGATAATTTATTTTTCACATTCATTTCATGGGAGGACAATTGCAACACTAATGACCACTGACAAGGACAAATATCGGGCAGGATTTGGACCGTTCCCCTCTGGATTTGTTAAAGCAGAATTTAATGATGTAAATGATATTGCTGAGAAAGTTAATAGTAAAACTGCTGCTTTCTTAGTTGAGCCTGTTCAAGGGGAAGGTGGAATTAATATCGCTTCAAAAGAATTCATGAAAACACTTTCTGACCTTAGAGAGGATAAAGGAATATTGATTGTTTTTGATGAAGTACAGTGTGGTATAGGCAGAACTGGAAAATGGTTTGCATTCCAGCACTATGATATTGAGCCTGATATAATGACTTTAGCCAAAGCCCTTGGCGGAGGAGTGCCAATAGGGGCGATTGTTGCAAAAAAAGAAGTATCTGATGTTTTAAAACCAGGAGATCATGGGACTACTTTTGGGGGAAATCCTCTAGCTACCTCTGTTGGAGTAACGGTAATGAACACTATCGAATCAGAAAAATTAATTGAAAATTCTAAAAAGATGGGGGATTACTTACTTAATAAACTAGAATTTATGTTGGATATGCCCCACGTTAAGGATCTTAGAGGTATGGGCCTTATGGTTGGAATAGAATTTGATGATTTATGCAGTGATTTTGTAAAAAGATGTTTTGACAATAATCTACTAATAAATTGCACACGAGACAAAGTAATTAGACTTGTTCCGCCATTAATAGTATCAAAAAAGGAGATTGATGAAGCCATAGAAATAATGAAAAAATCATTATAA
- a CDS encoding MATE family efflux transporter, whose amino-acid sequence MSENIIQNQQKKHTEGIKTLLGDPKRAIIKLAMPMIIAMFVQTLYNFADALWVSFLGPDALSAVGFFFPFFFMIMSVGSGIGMGGSAAISRFIGSNKKEEADNVAAHTIVLMVILGIIITIPFVVFSRNLFDIMGAGNVIDDATIYAQIMFAGTLLIFFANVANSILRGEGDAKRSMYAMAFGSVLNIILDPIFIYPLKMGVAGAAWASIISMAISSIILFYWLFIKRDSYVSINLSNFRFHKFILLDILRVGVPFTLSQLLMSFSFLGLNLIVVAVAGTDGIAIYTTGWRIVMFGSLPLIGMSTAVTAVTGAAYGANEIKKLDIAYIYSVKIGFLIETFVAAIVFILAPQIAWVFTQSEGGFRILENLISFLRITAIFYPFVAFGMFSSALFQGTGKGVNSLIVTLFRTIIFLVPFAYLFAILMDMGINGAWWGIVTGNILGTSIAFIWARLYVKGLFKKKSIS is encoded by the coding sequence ATGTCGGAAAATATTATTCAGAATCAACAAAAAAAACATACAGAGGGCATTAAGACACTTCTTGGTGATCCTAAAAGAGCAATAATAAAGTTAGCTATGCCGATGATTATAGCCATGTTTGTTCAAACTTTATACAATTTCGCTGATGCGTTGTGGGTTTCCTTTTTGGGGCCTGATGCGCTATCTGCAGTTGGATTTTTCTTTCCCTTCTTTTTCATGATTATGTCAGTTGGTTCTGGTATAGGGATGGGGGGAAGTGCTGCAATATCCCGATTTATTGGATCCAATAAGAAAGAAGAAGCCGATAATGTTGCCGCGCATACTATTGTATTAATGGTAATATTGGGAATTATTATTACAATCCCTTTTGTTGTATTTTCAAGAAATCTCTTTGATATAATGGGCGCTGGAAATGTAATTGACGACGCCACTATTTATGCTCAGATTATGTTCGCTGGGACATTACTTATCTTCTTCGCAAATGTTGCAAATTCGATCCTTAGGGGGGAAGGCGACGCAAAGAGGTCTATGTACGCAATGGCGTTTGGATCTGTATTGAATATAATACTTGATCCAATATTCATATATCCTCTGAAGATGGGGGTTGCAGGCGCAGCTTGGGCATCAATTATCTCAATGGCAATATCCTCTATAATCCTATTTTATTGGCTTTTCATCAAGAGGGATAGTTATGTTTCAATCAATCTTTCTAATTTTAGATTCCATAAATTTATTTTGTTAGATATATTAAGAGTGGGCGTTCCTTTCACATTATCTCAGTTACTTATGTCATTTTCTTTTTTAGGATTGAACTTAATTGTGGTAGCTGTTGCGGGAACAGATGGAATTGCAATATATACAACTGGATGGAGAATAGTAATGTTTGGATCACTACCCTTAATTGGGATGTCCACAGCAGTCACTGCTGTTACAGGTGCAGCATACGGTGCAAACGAAATAAAAAAATTAGATATTGCTTATATCTATTCTGTAAAAATAGGATTTTTAATAGAAACATTTGTTGCGGCAATAGTTTTTATCTTGGCACCACAAATTGCTTGGGTATTCACACAATCTGAAGGAGGATTTAGAATTCTTGAAAATCTTATCAGCTTCTTAAGAATAACTGCAATTTTTTATCCATTTGTGGCTTTTGGAATGTTTTCTTCAGCTTTGTTTCAGGGAACAGGCAAAGGGGTCAATTCTCTTATAGTTACTCTTTTTAGGACAATAATATTCTTGGTCCCTTTTGCTTATTTATTTGCTATACTTATGGATATGGGAATTAACGGCGCTTGGTGGGGGATTGTTACCGGAAATATTTTGGGAACATCAATTGCCTTCATTTGGGCAAGGCTATATGTTAAAGGATTATTCAAAAAGAAGTCTATTTCTTAA
- a CDS encoding deoxyribodipyrimidine photo-lyase yields MIQNERIKFLNNKKEKNGDYVLYWMQASQRTEYNHALEYSIIKANSLKKPIVVFFGLTEKFPNANLRNFSFMLEGLYEVGESLKDIGIKFVIQNISPEIGATEISNDASLVIVDMGYQRIERHWRNYVANNIDCPLIEIETNTDVPVEEVSTKEEYAAATIRPKIKKLLDRYIVPVDSIKSIKSSLSMDFDSLDIDDPEELIKYLKIDRSVKVVPNLFGGTSEAKSHLDSFIKNKIDRYDDLRNNPNLDYLSNMSPYLHFGQISPLYITLKIIQAESPGKESYLEELIVRRELAMNYVYYNPNYDSYKGLPDWCRRTLEFHEKDPRDYIYSLKELENANTHDPYWNAAQKEMVYTGKMHGYMRMYWGKKVIEWSKSPIDAYKILIHLNDKYELDGRDANGYTGVAWCFGKHDRPWAERKIFGNIRYMNDKGLKRKFDPNAYAKKINDHSTNI; encoded by the coding sequence TTGATCCAAAATGAGCGAATAAAATTTTTAAATAACAAAAAAGAAAAAAACGGAGATTACGTTTTATACTGGATGCAAGCATCTCAAAGAACAGAGTACAATCATGCCCTAGAATATTCGATTATAAAAGCTAATTCTCTTAAGAAGCCAATTGTCGTATTTTTTGGATTAACAGAAAAATTTCCAAATGCAAATCTCAGAAACTTTTCTTTTATGCTTGAAGGATTATATGAAGTTGGAGAATCTTTGAAAGATATAGGAATTAAATTTGTTATTCAGAATATTTCTCCAGAAATCGGAGCAACAGAGATATCAAATGATGCATCACTTGTGATTGTAGACATGGGATATCAAAGAATTGAACGTCATTGGAGAAATTATGTTGCAAATAATATTGATTGCCCCTTAATTGAGATTGAAACTAACACAGATGTCCCCGTAGAAGAAGTTTCAACAAAAGAAGAATATGCTGCTGCTACTATCAGGCCAAAAATAAAAAAATTGCTAGACCGATATATTGTTCCTGTAGATTCGATTAAATCAATTAAAAGTTCTTTATCAATGGACTTTGACTCTTTAGATATAGACGACCCCGAGGAATTAATTAAATATCTAAAGATAGACAGAAGCGTAAAAGTTGTACCTAATTTATTTGGCGGGACATCAGAAGCCAAAAGCCATCTTGATTCCTTCATAAAAAATAAAATTGATAGATATGACGATTTAAGAAATAATCCAAATCTTGATTATTTATCAAATATGAGCCCATACCTACATTTTGGCCAAATATCTCCTCTCTACATTACATTGAAAATTATACAGGCTGAAAGCCCTGGAAAGGAATCCTATTTGGAAGAATTAATTGTAAGACGAGAACTTGCTATGAACTATGTATATTATAATCCTAACTATGATTCATATAAAGGATTGCCTGATTGGTGTAGACGAACATTAGAATTTCACGAAAAAGACCCTCGTGATTATATCTATTCTCTTAAAGAATTGGAAAATGCAAACACCCATGATCCATACTGGAACGCTGCCCAAAAAGAAATGGTATACACCGGTAAAATGCATGGATATATGAGAATGTATTGGGGGAAGAAGGTTATCGAATGGTCTAAATCCCCTATAGATGCATATAAAATCTTAATTCATTTGAATGATAAATATGAGTTAGATGGGCGTGATGCAAATGGGTATACTGGAGTTGCTTGGTGCTTTGGAAAGCATGATAGGCCATGGGCTGAGAGAAAAATCTTTGGGAATATCCGATATATGAACGATAAAGGATTGAAGAGAAAATTCGACCCGAATGCCTATGCGAAAAAGATAAATGACCATAGTACCAATATTTAG
- a CDS encoding rhomboid family intramembrane serine protease, whose product MFPIADENFSVERPYITYGLIISNIVLYAINFLTGDSLNNIFAFVPKNFLLGIEPWTIITHQFMHGGWGHLLGNMWFLIIFGDNIEATIGKAKYLIFYLLCGIIAAFSHMAFNIDSIIPTVGASGAISGVLGAYIILYPKNKISTIIPFGFIRIYKVEALYYLVIWFVLQLLFNFTDPYGGVAYMAHLGGFVGGAILIILFGGRKKRAQNDSLYTWENRYDKA is encoded by the coding sequence ATGTTCCCTATTGCAGACGAAAATTTTTCGGTGGAAAGACCTTATATCACATATGGATTGATAATCTCAAATATTGTCTTATATGCAATTAATTTTCTTACTGGAGACTCATTAAACAACATATTTGCTTTTGTTCCAAAAAATTTTCTTTTAGGTATAGAACCTTGGACAATTATTACTCATCAGTTTATGCATGGCGGGTGGGGCCATCTTTTAGGAAATATGTGGTTTCTTATAATATTTGGCGATAATATTGAAGCAACTATTGGAAAGGCAAAATACCTTATCTTTTATCTACTCTGTGGGATTATCGCTGCCTTTTCACATATGGCATTTAATATTGATTCAATTATCCCAACGGTAGGTGCATCCGGGGCGATATCGGGGGTTCTAGGCGCATATATAATTCTTTACCCAAAAAATAAAATTAGCACAATAATACCTTTTGGATTTATTAGAATATATAAAGTTGAGGCCCTTTATTACCTTGTGATATGGTTTGTTCTACAGTTATTATTCAATTTTACTGATCCATATGGAGGAGTTGCTTATATGGCGCATCTTGGTGGATTTGTTGGGGGCGCTATTTTAATAATACTATTTGGTGGAAGAAAGAAAAGAGCTCAAAACGATTCCCTGTATACATGGGAGAATCGTTATGATAAAGCTTAA
- a CDS encoding pyridoxamine 5'-phosphate oxidase family protein: protein MIKNEIVKLPKMEKTEYDKLISKQYLCRVAFRGDKYPYIAPLLYIFDGSHMYFLSTNYGKKISFFREYPYVLVEIEEYEKDFSDFSFMVLSGKLVQIDDEKNDEEIRKGFVKMIKERNLSKDIMIALGHSPKEPLESLVNEKRSIVWKLTDVEEIKAFKKS, encoded by the coding sequence ATGATTAAGAATGAGATTGTAAAACTCCCAAAAATGGAGAAAACAGAATATGACAAACTTATTTCAAAACAATACCTCTGTAGAGTTGCCTTTAGAGGAGACAAATATCCATATATTGCACCACTTTTATATATTTTTGATGGGAGTCATATGTACTTTTTATCAACAAATTATGGTAAAAAAATATCATTTTTTAGAGAGTATCCTTACGTCCTTGTAGAAATAGAGGAATATGAAAAGGATTTCTCGGATTTTAGTTTCATGGTTCTTTCAGGGAAACTTGTTCAGATTGATGATGAAAAAAATGATGAAGAAATCAGAAAAGGCTTTGTTAAAATGATAAAAGAAAGAAATCTATCAAAAGATATAATGATAGCTCTCGGTCATTCTCCTAAAGAACCTTTAGAGTCTCTTGTTAACGAAAAAAGGAGCATAGTCTGGAAACTAACTGATGTTGAAGAAATAAAAGCATTTAAGAAAAGCTAG
- a CDS encoding DUF523 and DUF1722 domain-containing protein: MKDFLKPRIVISKCIEFDACRYNGQIISSDFVEKLKSFAEFIPICPEFEIGLGVPRDPIRVVSFEGDLKLIQPKTDADVTKNMVEFSNSFLDKLTDIDGFILKSKSPSCGIKDVKINAGSGTPPKESKGSGFFGKAVLEKYPNLAIEDEGRLLNSRIKQHFLTKIYSLRRFREIKKAMSKKDLVEYQSYNKLLFGAYSQKETRELGRIVANMDKYPLEKIFQNYESHLYALFDKPPKCSPNINILLHGFGYISKNLNKKEKEFFFETIDKYRNGNVSLSVPTTILKSWVLRFDEKYLENQSFFEPYPDELLSVEDINSCEVRDYWG, from the coding sequence TTGAAAGATTTTTTAAAACCAAGAATTGTTATCAGCAAATGTATAGAGTTTGACGCATGTAGGTACAACGGGCAGATAATATCAAGTGATTTTGTAGAAAAATTAAAATCTTTTGCGGAATTTATCCCAATATGTCCTGAATTTGAAATAGGGCTTGGTGTGCCAAGAGACCCAATCAGAGTTGTTTCATTTGAAGGAGATTTAAAGCTGATACAACCAAAGACTGATGCAGACGTTACAAAAAATATGGTTGAATTTTCTAATTCTTTTTTAGACAAATTAACGGATATTGATGGATTTATTTTAAAATCAAAATCGCCTTCTTGTGGGATTAAAGATGTTAAGATTAATGCAGGAAGTGGAACTCCACCAAAAGAGTCCAAAGGCTCAGGATTTTTCGGCAAAGCTGTCTTAGAAAAATATCCCAATCTTGCGATAGAAGACGAGGGTAGATTACTCAATTCTAGGATAAAACAGCATTTTTTAACAAAGATATATTCATTAAGGAGGTTTAGAGAAATCAAAAAAGCAATGTCAAAGAAAGATTTAGTTGAATATCAGTCATACAATAAATTGTTGTTTGGTGCATACAGTCAAAAAGAAACAAGAGAACTGGGAAGAATTGTTGCAAATATGGATAAATATCCTCTGGAGAAAATATTTCAAAATTATGAATCTCATCTTTACGCTCTTTTTGATAAGCCTCCAAAATGCTCTCCTAATATAAATATACTGTTGCATGGATTTGGATATATATCTAAAAATCTAAATAAAAAGGAAAAGGAATTCTTTTTTGAAACTATAGATAAGTATAGAAATGGAAATGTGTCTCTAAGCGTACCAACTACTATTCTTAAATCCTGGGTTTTGAGGTTTGATGAAAAATATCTAGAAAATCAGAGTTTCTTTGAGCCATATCCTGATGAATTGTTATCTGTTGAAGATATTAACTCATGCGAAGTAAGGGACTATTGGGGATAG
- a CDS encoding molybdopterin-dependent oxidoreductase, producing MNKIILVITFCAAILASGCASQENIKELKSVEIREYNGENLSSFIEVRDVSIKGPQKIDISTYRLEISGLVKEQRIYTYDQVINTHQKYQKVVQINCVEGWKSINLWEGILLKDIFDEVSLDPKAKTVIFYAYDGYSTSLPLDYIINKDIIIGYKINGVTLTPDIGYPFILVAEDKWGYKWAKWITKIEISDNQDFRGYWESRGYSNDADLNNSFFD from the coding sequence TTGAATAAAATAATTCTAGTAATTACTTTTTGTGCCGCAATATTGGCATCTGGATGTGCATCTCAAGAGAATATTAAGGAGTTGAAGTCTGTTGAGATTAGAGAATACAACGGAGAAAATCTTTCTTCATTTATAGAAGTTAGAGATGTTTCCATTAAAGGGCCACAGAAGATAGATATATCCACTTATAGATTGGAAATATCTGGATTAGTTAAAGAACAAAGAATTTACACATATGATCAAGTCATAAATACTCATCAAAAGTATCAGAAAGTTGTCCAAATAAATTGTGTTGAAGGCTGGAAATCAATAAATCTTTGGGAAGGAATATTACTAAAAGATATTTTTGATGAAGTCAGTCTAGACCCAAAAGCAAAAACCGTAATATTTTATGCATATGATGGTTATTCAACTTCACTTCCATTGGATTATATAATTAATAAAGACATAATCATCGGGTATAAAATAAATGGCGTAACGCTCACCCCCGATATAGGTTATCCATTCATTTTAGTTGCCGAAGATAAATGGGGATACAAGTGGGCAAAATGGATTACAAAAATTGAAATATCTGATAATCAGGATTTTAGAGGATACTGGGAGAGTAGGGGCTACAGTAATGATGCAGATCTAAACAACTCATTTTTTGATTAA
- a CDS encoding DUF5711 family protein — translation MKKVLTQSIGISIALILTLSVLTVCLADETESTFCYQVPDTVRSLSLVANGYYTAAAAVGEDPEIFICDKDGVIWGCKKRALAILLTSDGRYTVVGMNDGVELYDNSKAVDITKSSSREIVGGHWEPYLPGDPDSRYRWVEDYHTTQSASYSCNPLWKYTTKLETRILAINETASYIPVGAADKVFVLDKQGKLFWEYQTDSSVNYISIVENYIAVGSQKSVYLFKTNGDLIWTYSVSGTPETIAISRTGPYVSVGTNTGNIYLLDAGGILKWSYKNKSAINTISITGLGTYIVAGSADGSIFYFNREGTKLWTYKTNGPVNNIDISSQGQYIAAGADKDGYYLFDWNGKKLWNSSNKEVYFWAIHVADDGKWLLGGNGKYMGGNPDMKNSNNVCFFNTVNFAKAGEQPDKNTEVSTTPQETTTTTQTTNKFPTANAGSDFETKVGDAVHFDGTKSTDDDGNIVAYKWDFGDGTSSNDAEPLHQYATTGVFKATLTVTDDKGGTGQDVMYVTVKEAQSQSPIKGVPGFELPGLLGGSTVAYYLISKRKRK, via the coding sequence ATGAAAAAAGTGTTAACTCAATCAATAGGAATTTCAATAGCATTAATATTGACTTTGTCTGTTTTGACTGTTTGTCTAGCAGATGAGACAGAAAGCACTTTTTGTTATCAAGTGCCTGACACTGTAAGAAGTCTATCTTTAGTTGCAAATGGATACTATACAGCAGCTGCAGCAGTAGGTGAAGATCCAGAAATATTCATTTGTGATAAAGATGGAGTTATATGGGGATGTAAAAAACGTGCCTTGGCCATACTTCTTACTTCTGATGGGAGATATACTGTTGTAGGAATGAACGATGGTGTAGAATTATATGATAACTCTAAAGCAGTGGACATTACAAAGAGTAGTTCTAGAGAAATTGTGGGGGGGCATTGGGAGCCATATTTGCCGGGAGATCCAGATTCAAGATATAGGTGGGTAGAGGATTATCATACAACCCAGAGCGCAAGTTATTCTTGTAATCCTTTATGGAAATATACTACTAAATTAGAAACAAGAATTCTTGCAATCAATGAAACTGCTTCATATATCCCTGTGGGAGCCGCCGATAAAGTATTTGTATTGGATAAACAAGGTAAATTATTCTGGGAATATCAAACAGACAGTTCAGTAAACTATATTTCAATAGTTGAAAACTATATCGCAGTAGGATCTCAGAAATCCGTTTATTTGTTCAAAACAAATGGAGATCTAATATGGACTTATTCTGTTAGCGGAACACCCGAAACAATAGCTATAAGTAGAACTGGGCCATATGTTAGTGTTGGAACAAATACCGGTAATATTTATTTACTTGATGCCGGAGGCATTCTTAAATGGAGCTATAAAAATAAATCTGCCATCAATACCATATCTATAACAGGATTAGGAACTTACATTGTTGCAGGTAGTGCTGACGGTTCAATCTTTTATTTTAATAGAGAAGGGACTAAATTATGGACATACAAGACAAATGGGCCTGTAAACAATATAGATATCTCTTCACAAGGGCAATACATTGCAGCAGGCGCAGATAAGGATGGATACTACCTCTTTGATTGGAACGGAAAGAAACTTTGGAACAGTTCAAATAAAGAGGTATATTTCTGGGCGATTCATGTAGCAGACGACGGGAAATGGCTTCTTGGGGGAAATGGAAAATATATGGGCGGTAATCCAGATATGAAAAATAGCAATAACGTTTGTTTCTTTAATACCGTTAATTTCGCTAAAGCTGGAGAACAACCAGATAAGAATACTGAAGTATCAACAACTCCTCAAGAAACTACCACCACTACTCAAACTACAAATAAATTTCCAACTGCAAACGCCGGAAGCGACTTTGAAACAAAAGTTGGCGATGCAGTTCATTTTGACGGAACAAAATCTACTGATGATGACGGAAACATAGTGGCGTACAAATGGGACTTTGGAGATGGTACTTCTTCAAATGACGCAGAACCCCTTCACCAATATGCAACAACAGGAGTATTTAAAGCAACACTGACAGTCACAGACGACAAAGGAGGCACTGGGCAGGATGTAATGTATGTAACTGTAAAAGAGGCGCAGTCCCAATCTCCAATCAAAGGCGTTCCTGGATTTGAACTACCAGGATTACTTGGGGGATCCACAGTTGCTTACTATTTAATATCCAAAAGAAAGAGAAAATAA
- a CDS encoding nascent polypeptide-associated complex protein has translation MYPKMDQRKMQKMMKQMGVSTKDIPAEKVIIFTKDKKMVFENPQLTETTMMGQKTYQLAGNYREELKEVEIAINDDDIDLVVAQTGVDKEKAKNLLLKNKGDIAATIMELQK, from the coding sequence ATGTATCCAAAGATGGATCAAAGAAAAATGCAGAAGATGATGAAACAGATGGGAGTATCTACAAAAGATATCCCTGCGGAGAAAGTTATTATTTTTACAAAAGATAAGAAAATGGTCTTTGAAAATCCTCAATTAACAGAAACTACAATGATGGGTCAAAAAACTTATCAACTTGCTGGTAACTACAGAGAAGAGCTAAAAGAAGTAGAGATTGCAATAAATGACGATGATATAGATCTAGTAGTTGCCCAAACAGGTGTAGATAAAGAAAAAGCAAAAAATCTTTTATTAAAAAATAAAGGAGATATTGCCGCTACTATCATGGAGCTTCAGAAATAA
- the argJ gene encoding bifunctional glutamate N-acetyltransferase/amino-acid acetyltransferase ArgJ has product MNIMDGGITKVKGIKGQGVHAGFKKEKLDFTIIYSEKLCNAAGVFTKNKAAAAPVMVDREFLSDGKAQAIVCNSGFANACTGDEGIKDALFTAEYASKKLGIKNENCLVFSTGIIGVPIPMDVMKSAIEKTVPMLESSPCASENIATAILTTDLVKKEITIENDGYIISGITKGSGMIHPNMATMLCFIFTDANVPSDILKESLLSSVNKSFNRISVDGDTSTNDSLIIMANGLSNVNIDSKEKIDSFKKSLDYVCIELAKKIARDGEGATKLVECECIGAKSQEDADIASKAVISSSLVKSAIFGEDPNWGRIVAAVGYSGAEMDLTQLDVWIGDLLIVKNGKAAGVPKSESRKALQKAFVKIVINMNLGDYSSKSWGCDLSYDYVKINAEYHT; this is encoded by the coding sequence ATGAATATTATGGATGGTGGTATCACAAAGGTAAAAGGAATAAAGGGCCAAGGTGTTCATGCCGGCTTTAAAAAAGAAAAACTAGATTTCACGATTATTTATTCTGAAAAATTGTGTAATGCTGCAGGTGTATTTACTAAAAATAAAGCAGCGGCCGCCCCTGTTATGGTGGATCGTGAGTTTCTTTCTGATGGAAAGGCACAAGCAATCGTATGCAACAGCGGGTTTGCAAATGCCTGCACAGGAGATGAAGGAATAAAAGACGCTTTGTTTACGGCAGAGTATGCAAGTAAAAAATTAGGAATAAAAAATGAAAACTGTCTTGTATTTTCTACAGGTATAATAGGAGTGCCCATACCAATGGACGTAATGAAAAGTGCAATTGAAAAAACTGTACCGATGCTTGAGAGTTCTCCTTGTGCTTCAGAGAATATAGCAACAGCTATTTTAACAACTGACCTTGTTAAAAAAGAGATAACAATCGAAAATGACGGGTATATAATATCTGGAATTACAAAAGGAAGTGGGATGATACATCCAAATATGGCAACTATGTTATGTTTTATTTTTACAGATGCCAATGTTCCTTCAGATATTCTAAAAGAATCACTTTTATCCTCAGTAAACAAATCATTTAATCGCATTTCTGTTGATGGTGACACTAGCACAAATGATTCATTGATTATAATGGCCAATGGTCTTTCAAACGTAAATATTGATTCAAAAGAAAAAATTGACAGTTTTAAAAAATCTTTGGACTATGTCTGCATAGAGTTAGCTAAGAAGATTGCAAGAGATGGAGAAGGGGCGACAAAGCTAGTAGAATGTGAATGCATTGGTGCCAAAAGTCAAGAAGATGCAGATATAGCATCGAAAGCAGTTATTTCCTCAAGCCTAGTCAAATCCGCTATTTTTGGAGAAGATCCAAATTGGGGCAGAATTGTAGCGGCCGTGGGGTACTCAGGAGCTGAAATGGACCTAACTCAATTAGACGTATGGATCGGAGATTTATTGATTGTAAAAAATGGAAAGGCAGCAGGTGTTCCCAAAAGTGAATCGAGAAAAGCACTACAAAAGGCTTTTGTTAAAATAGTAATAAATATGAACTTAGGGGATTATTCCTCCAAATCTTGGGGCTGCGATCTATCATATGACTATGTTAAAATTAATGCGGAATACCATACTTAA
- a CDS encoding DUF4013 domain-containing protein, with protein MVDYNLSFKKPFSDFRKLLIGIVINIIPIVNLISYGYILESSDIKRGEQTDKMEEWEDLGGFFVKGLMAFIVSLVYGIPALIVAAIAFFVAFGPLFGQLISMGAQRVEMMNPEEFIPMFMPYLLAALPLIIIVVILILIATYVAPVAVLKYIKTDKFSEAFNFKEISKYIFTGDYIIAWLLVLVLNLGLVGILSNVPFVGTAIASFITGMIGFSLYAGVMMEIDKKN; from the coding sequence TTCTGACTTCAGAAAACTCCTTATTGGGATAGTTATCAATATAATCCCAATTGTGAACTTAATCTCGTATGGATACATACTTGAAAGTTCAGATATAAAGAGAGGAGAGCAGACTGACAAGATGGAAGAATGGGAAGATCTGGGTGGATTCTTTGTTAAAGGGCTTATGGCCTTTATAGTTTCATTGGTCTATGGTATCCCGGCTTTGATTGTTGCCGCCATTGCTTTCTTTGTAGCGTTTGGACCTTTGTTCGGCCAACTTATATCCATGGGAGCCCAAAGAGTTGAAATGATGAATCCCGAAGAGTTCATTCCAATGTTCATGCCATATTTATTGGCGGCATTGCCGTTGATAATAATTGTAGTTATCCTCATATTGATAGCTACATATGTGGCACCTGTTGCTGTTCTAAAATACATTAAAACAGATAAATTCTCCGAAGCTTTCAACTTCAAAGAAATATCCAAATATATATTTACTGGAGACTATATAATTGCATGGCTCTTAGTCTTGGTATTAAATTTAGGTTTAGTTGGGATATTATCAAATGTACCCTTCGTTGGAACTGCAATAGCATCTTTCATAACTGGCATGATAGGATTCTCTTTATACGCTGGAGTCATGATGGAAATAGATAAAAAGAATTAA